One Streptomyces sp. NBC_01217 genomic region harbors:
- a CDS encoding NAD(P)-dependent oxidoreductase: MSEQNVKPAVGFIGFGDQGAPMAQAIAHGGYPLHVWARRPESLKVLDGYPCAAHATIAELAAASDVVGLCLREDSDNVEVAVRGGLLQNMRRGSVLVNHGTGLPQAARELAQLAAPYGIEVVDAPVSGGHAVAVARQLTTIAGGNQQVVERVTPIFATFSKSVIHMGPTGAGQHGKLFNNALMMMNHQNVVEVVRLAQALDLPIQSLLEVLRSGSAASFALQAIGPSITSQNVRHLQSLELIDMGLFSSAVEELGDQATTVIDRATAGAQELDELTSVVGA; this comes from the coding sequence GTGTCTGAACAGAACGTCAAGCCCGCAGTCGGGTTCATCGGCTTCGGAGACCAGGGCGCGCCCATGGCCCAGGCGATTGCCCACGGCGGCTACCCGCTCCACGTCTGGGCCCGCCGCCCCGAGTCGCTGAAGGTACTCGACGGATACCCGTGTGCCGCCCACGCAACGATCGCGGAGCTCGCCGCTGCGAGCGACGTCGTCGGGCTGTGCCTGCGCGAGGATTCCGACAACGTGGAAGTCGCCGTGCGGGGCGGGCTGCTGCAGAACATGCGCCGCGGCTCGGTACTGGTCAACCACGGCACCGGCCTTCCGCAGGCCGCCCGGGAGCTGGCGCAGCTTGCGGCGCCCTACGGGATCGAAGTCGTGGACGCACCCGTCAGCGGCGGGCACGCCGTCGCCGTTGCCCGCCAGCTCACCACGATCGCGGGAGGCAACCAGCAGGTCGTCGAGCGTGTGACGCCGATCTTCGCGACGTTCTCGAAGTCCGTCATCCACATGGGGCCGACCGGCGCAGGCCAGCACGGCAAGTTGTTCAACAACGCTCTGATGATGATGAACCACCAGAACGTCGTCGAGGTGGTGCGCCTGGCCCAGGCGCTCGACCTGCCGATCCAGTCCCTGCTGGAGGTGCTCCGCTCCGGTTCCGCAGCCAGCTTTGCGCTCCAGGCGATCGGCCCGTCCATCACCTCACAGAATGTCCGGCACCTGCAGTCGCTGGAGCTCATCGACATGGGGCTGTTCAGCAGCGCAGTCGAAGAACTCGGAGACCAGGCGACGACCGTCATCGATCGCGCTACGGCCGGCGCACAGGAACTCGACGAGCTCACCAGCGTCGTCGGAGCCTGA
- a CDS encoding TetR/AcrR family transcriptional regulator has translation MPESTVGRNPRRRNSQATKALLLRAATTEFAEHGLAGARIDRIAERAGANKRLLYVYFGDKKQLFDAVVQEQTKAIGDAVPPPDGDLCAFAAARYDYILANPEARRIAEWRSFEQPEPAAAEVDSFRDRVAAVDAAQRAGKLRADIPAVDLFALVLRLTESWLSAPPALKAVCGENPMADERLSEHRAAMLEAVRSVVEPR, from the coding sequence ATGCCGGAAAGCACAGTCGGGCGCAATCCACGTCGCCGCAACTCGCAGGCCACCAAGGCGCTCTTGCTGCGCGCTGCCACGACCGAGTTCGCCGAGCACGGGCTCGCCGGTGCGCGCATCGATCGCATCGCCGAGCGCGCCGGCGCGAACAAGCGACTGCTCTATGTGTACTTCGGCGACAAGAAACAGCTGTTCGACGCTGTCGTGCAGGAGCAGACCAAGGCCATCGGCGACGCGGTCCCGCCGCCGGACGGTGACCTGTGTGCCTTCGCAGCCGCCCGGTACGACTACATCCTGGCCAACCCCGAAGCTCGAAGGATCGCCGAATGGCGATCCTTCGAGCAGCCCGAACCAGCCGCGGCCGAGGTCGACAGCTTCAGGGACAGGGTCGCCGCGGTCGATGCAGCGCAACGGGCGGGCAAGCTCCGCGCGGACATTCCTGCCGTCGACCTCTTCGCGCTCGTGCTGCGCTTGACTGAGAGCTGGCTGAGCGCGCCCCCGGCTCTCAAGGCAGTCTGCGGGGAGAACCCCATGGCCGACGAGCGGCTCAGCGAGCATCGTGCCGCCATGCTTGAAGCAGTGCGCAGCGTCGTCGAACCGCGATAG
- a CDS encoding VOC family protein has protein sequence MEQTLPAVSAGIDRNALPARLHHNAFVTEDQEATRAFYEELIGLPLVATWAEVDELFGKERTYCHTFYGLGDGSALAFFQFADPDDQALFGPKMPKSPFSHIALKVSSEVQQHIADRLTAVEWDPEETYVLEHGYCRSLYTRDPNGLLLEFTVDAENVDAINDARLRSARDDLKRWLAGDYSSNNDFR, from the coding sequence ATGGAGCAGACTCTCCCCGCGGTCTCCGCGGGTATCGACCGGAATGCGCTTCCCGCACGGTTGCATCACAACGCATTCGTGACCGAGGATCAGGAAGCCACTCGCGCTTTCTACGAGGAGCTGATCGGCCTGCCGCTCGTGGCGACGTGGGCTGAGGTGGACGAGCTGTTCGGCAAGGAGCGCACGTATTGCCATACCTTTTACGGGCTTGGCGACGGTAGCGCCCTCGCCTTCTTCCAGTTCGCCGACCCGGACGATCAGGCGCTCTTCGGTCCCAAGATGCCCAAGTCGCCGTTCAGCCACATAGCGCTGAAAGTGAGTTCCGAAGTTCAGCAGCATATCGCCGATCGGCTCACTGCTGTGGAATGGGACCCCGAAGAAACGTACGTGCTGGAACACGGCTACTGCCGTTCGCTTTACACTCGGGACCCCAATGGTCTGCTGCTGGAGTTCACCGTCGATGCCGAGAACGTTGACGCCATCAACGACGCCCGGCTGCGCAGCGCCAGGGACGATCTGAAGCGCTGGCTGGCTGGGGATTACAGCAGCAACAACGACTTCCGCTAA
- a CDS encoding alpha/beta fold hydrolase: MTSRVSLLLVHGAHHGAWCWEPVLARLSEHGIPAQAVDLPLDGYSSDVATVRSAVQELRADGPVAVVAHSYAGIVVAAAAHAASRLIFVAARLPLPGESQAALHWNLPGLREATSVDGDGWAHLGPAARDFFYSDCPSHAADLATSRLRPMRSVVPTDPLEMPAWTTVPTAYIVCRRDKVVRVDRQRERAALVDDAYELDCGHSPFFALPDELTGLLMVQAAKTATHSM; the protein is encoded by the coding sequence ATGACGTCCCGCGTCAGCCTGCTTCTTGTACATGGCGCGCACCACGGAGCCTGGTGCTGGGAGCCCGTGCTGGCCCGGCTCTCCGAGCACGGCATACCGGCTCAGGCTGTGGACCTACCGCTTGATGGGTATTCATCGGACGTGGCGACCGTGCGCTCCGCCGTGCAGGAGCTCCGAGCGGATGGTCCGGTAGCCGTTGTGGCCCACAGCTATGCCGGCATAGTAGTGGCTGCTGCTGCCCACGCGGCCTCGCGTCTCATCTTCGTAGCGGCTCGACTGCCTTTGCCCGGCGAATCCCAGGCCGCACTTCACTGGAACTTGCCAGGCTTGCGCGAGGCGACATCCGTGGATGGCGATGGATGGGCGCACCTGGGTCCGGCAGCCCGTGATTTCTTCTATTCGGACTGCCCGAGCCACGCCGCCGACTTGGCCACGTCGCGGCTGCGTCCCATGCGCAGCGTCGTGCCTACCGATCCGCTCGAGATGCCGGCCTGGACAACTGTGCCGACGGCGTACATCGTGTGTCGCCGTGACAAGGTGGTACGTGTGGATCGCCAGCGTGAGCGAGCCGCATTGGTCGACGATGCCTATGAACTCGACTGCGGGCACTCACCATTCTTTGCTCTGCCCGACGAACTGACCGGCTTGCTGATGGTCCAAGCTGCCAAGACAGCAACGCATTCGATGTAA
- a CDS encoding IS5 family transposase, which translates to MPAVPSWLTEPLWDQFAALLPERPEYHPDRPLGCHRPRISDRIIFDKLLQLLRFGCSDEAIADTTCSATTIRNRRDEWIRLGVFARLKQIALESYDRIVGLVLDQIAVDGSITKAPGGGEVAGRSPVDRGKQGLKRSGMTDGYGIPLGRVLAGANRHDSPLLAPTLDRLDDLGPLPDGITVHLDAGYDSDKTRALLNERGLHGRISHKGEKAPIQASQRWHVERTHAWQNAFHRLARCYERRATVIDAFFDLADTIITVRSLIRRAWTTHRWDERPNRRP; encoded by the coding sequence GTGCCCGCCGTGCCATCATGGCTCACCGAACCGCTCTGGGACCAATTCGCGGCCCTGCTGCCCGAGCGGCCGGAGTACCACCCGGACCGTCCACTCGGCTGCCACCGCCCGCGGATCAGCGACCGGATCATCTTCGACAAGCTCCTGCAACTGCTGCGCTTCGGCTGTTCTGACGAGGCGATCGCCGACACGACGTGCTCGGCCACCACGATCCGCAACCGCCGCGACGAGTGGATCCGACTCGGCGTCTTCGCCCGGCTCAAGCAGATCGCGCTGGAGTCCTACGACCGGATCGTCGGCCTCGTCCTCGACCAGATCGCCGTCGACGGCTCCATCACCAAGGCTCCCGGAGGCGGCGAGGTCGCCGGACGCTCACCAGTCGACCGCGGCAAACAGGGCCTGAAACGCTCAGGCATGACAGATGGATACGGCATTCCGCTGGGCCGTGTCCTGGCCGGCGCCAACCGCCACGACTCACCCCTACTCGCCCCGACCCTCGACCGCCTGGACGACCTGGGACCGTTACCCGACGGCATCACCGTGCACCTGGACGCCGGCTACGACTCGGACAAGACCCGCGCGCTGCTCAACGAACGCGGCCTCCACGGCCGCATCTCCCACAAAGGCGAAAAGGCGCCCATCCAGGCCAGTCAGAGGTGGCACGTTGAACGCACCCACGCCTGGCAGAACGCCTTCCACCGGCTCGCCCGCTGCTACGAGCGGCGCGCCACCGTCATCGACGCCTTCTTCGACCTCGCCGACACCATCATCACCGTGCGCAGCCTGATCCGACGAGCATGGACGACCCACCGCTGGGACGAACGCCCGAACCGCCGACCATGA
- a CDS encoding IclR family transcriptional regulator domain-containing protein, producing MPREGTGPDFIEALARGLEVITAFQPRQPLMSLTDVANATGLARPTARRILLTLTELGYVRQQAGGFMLTPRVLELGTAYTTSMGLWEVARPHMEWLVERTNESCSIAQLDGSDIVYVARVSVPKIVTLSVQVGTKFPALQTSLGKVLLAALPQDEADRVLSEPSRSGLVPVWQPEPNEWKAELREVRARGWALTDEQLARGIRSVAAPLRDGSGRVIASVNINAHAAETSVEVLLNDYLPLLLQVAGEISVDFARLDALPRAVRRTAVGAQP from the coding sequence ATGCCCCGCGAAGGAACCGGACCCGATTTCATCGAGGCGCTCGCCCGAGGTTTGGAAGTGATCACGGCGTTCCAACCCCGCCAGCCCCTCATGTCACTGACAGATGTGGCCAACGCGACAGGCTTGGCCAGGCCGACAGCGCGGCGGATTCTCCTCACCCTGACCGAGCTGGGTTACGTGCGCCAGCAAGCCGGCGGGTTCATGCTCACTCCCCGTGTGCTGGAACTGGGGACCGCCTACACCACGTCGATGGGGCTCTGGGAGGTGGCGCGGCCGCATATGGAGTGGCTGGTGGAGCGAACCAACGAGTCCTGCTCGATTGCGCAGCTCGACGGTTCGGACATTGTCTACGTCGCACGTGTGTCCGTACCCAAGATCGTCACCCTCTCCGTTCAGGTCGGCACCAAGTTCCCCGCGCTGCAGACTTCGCTCGGCAAGGTGCTGCTGGCTGCCTTGCCGCAGGATGAGGCGGACCGCGTCCTTTCCGAGCCGAGCCGGTCGGGCCTGGTTCCCGTCTGGCAGCCCGAACCCAATGAATGGAAGGCGGAGCTGCGGGAGGTTCGCGCCCGCGGCTGGGCGCTCACTGACGAGCAGTTGGCGAGGGGTATCCGATCAGTGGCCGCGCCGCTGCGCGACGGATCAGGCCGTGTCATCGCCAGCGTCAACATCAATGCGCACGCCGCCGAGACCTCGGTGGAGGTGCTGCTCAACGATTACCTGCCTCTCCTTCTGCAAGTCGCAGGCGAGATCAGTGTTGACTTCGCCAGGCTGGACGCTCTGCCACGGGCGGTGCGGCGGACCGCAGTGGGCGCCCAGCCTTAG
- a CDS encoding CocE/NonD family hydrolase, whose amino-acid sequence MTDDLVYRAGSRPEEGGYPGFAPETLEENGMLIEKDVAITLRDGVVIYANVFRPVGQDNLPTLIGWAPYGKHSPIQWDLYTDAGVDGSRISRWTAFEGTDPTWWCPKGYAVVFPDIRGSWHSGGDLVVASHQEALDACDVIEWAGTRPWSNGKVGLAGVSYLAWSQWYIAAMKPPRLAAINPWEGVTDFYREFAFHGGIPDTNFLPAWQLVTSFSDHRVEDWPEMMKRHPLLDDYWRSKGARDLSAIEVPAYVVASWSDHGLHSRGTLEGFRRISSDHKWLEVHGRKKWQYFYEESSFARQLAFFDRFLKDGVGHNEVDEWPQVRLEVRDRAYEGTFRAEQEWPLSRTRYTELYLDTTAGSLSDKPLETASSKSYEATDDDGRLVFDHTFTEETELTGYAKLRLWLEIDEGSDADVFIGLEKLDANGNGVPFPFFSALNDGVVALGWLRASHRALDPARSMPFQPVHPHDKEVPMAPGRPEPLEIEIWPSSTRWQPGETLRLIVQGSDLRKYETGTHTNRHDDRRNTGRHIVHGGGAYDSYLLVPVIPSPDGL is encoded by the coding sequence ATGACCGATGACCTGGTATACCGCGCTGGTAGTCGACCCGAAGAAGGCGGATACCCCGGCTTCGCACCTGAGACGCTTGAAGAAAACGGCATGCTCATCGAGAAGGATGTGGCGATCACTCTTCGCGATGGTGTCGTGATCTATGCCAATGTCTTCCGTCCCGTTGGGCAAGACAATCTTCCGACCCTCATCGGATGGGCCCCATATGGCAAGCACTCCCCCATCCAGTGGGATCTCTATACGGATGCCGGGGTCGACGGCAGCAGAATATCTCGGTGGACTGCCTTCGAAGGCACCGACCCCACGTGGTGGTGCCCTAAGGGATACGCAGTGGTGTTTCCGGATATTCGGGGCTCGTGGCACTCAGGCGGGGACCTGGTAGTCGCGTCACATCAGGAGGCGCTCGACGCCTGTGACGTGATCGAATGGGCCGGCACCCGACCTTGGAGTAACGGCAAGGTGGGACTGGCCGGAGTTTCCTACCTCGCCTGGTCCCAGTGGTACATCGCGGCGATGAAACCTCCGCGTCTCGCCGCGATCAACCCGTGGGAAGGGGTGACCGACTTCTACCGTGAATTCGCCTTCCACGGCGGCATCCCCGACACAAACTTCCTGCCCGCTTGGCAACTGGTCACGAGCTTCTCGGATCACCGGGTCGAGGACTGGCCCGAAATGATGAAGCGCCACCCACTGCTCGACGACTACTGGCGCTCAAAGGGCGCGCGCGACCTGAGCGCCATCGAGGTTCCCGCGTATGTTGTGGCGAGCTGGAGCGACCATGGTCTGCATAGCCGGGGCACCCTGGAAGGCTTCCGCCGAATCAGCTCCGACCACAAGTGGCTCGAGGTTCACGGGCGCAAAAAGTGGCAGTACTTCTACGAGGAGAGCAGCTTCGCCCGGCAGCTGGCCTTCTTCGACCGGTTCTTGAAGGACGGCGTGGGCCACAACGAGGTCGACGAGTGGCCCCAGGTACGGCTGGAGGTCCGCGACCGCGCGTACGAAGGCACCTTCCGCGCAGAGCAGGAGTGGCCACTCTCCCGCACCAGGTACACCGAGCTGTACCTGGACACCACCGCGGGCAGCCTCTCCGACAAGCCACTCGAGACCGCTTCGAGCAAGAGCTACGAGGCTACGGACGACGACGGCCGCCTGGTGTTCGACCACACCTTCACCGAGGAGACCGAACTCACCGGATATGCCAAGCTCCGGCTGTGGCTGGAGATCGACGAGGGGAGCGACGCCGACGTATTCATCGGCCTCGAAAAGCTTGACGCCAACGGCAACGGAGTTCCGTTCCCCTTCTTCTCTGCGCTCAACGACGGCGTCGTAGCGCTTGGTTGGCTTCGAGCCTCCCACCGGGCCCTGGATCCCGCCCGGTCGATGCCATTTCAGCCCGTGCATCCGCATGACAAGGAAGTACCGATGGCGCCAGGCCGGCCGGAGCCGCTGGAGATCGAGATCTGGCCCTCCTCGACGCGCTGGCAGCCAGGCGAGACCCTGCGTCTGATCGTCCAGGGCAGCGACCTGCGCAAGTACGAGACAGGAACCCACACCAATCGCCATGATGATCGGCGCAATACCGGCCGGCACATTGTGCACGGTGGAGGGGCCTACGATTCATACCTTCTCGTTCCGGTCATCCCCTCCCCCGACGGGCTGTAA
- a CDS encoding VOC family protein, which translates to MTQTLPGIDTGIDQSALPSRLHHNAFVTENQEATRAFYEDLIGLPLIATWTEVDELFGKERTYCHTFYGLGDGSALAFFQFADPEDQKLFGPKMPKSPFSHIALKVTAEVQQQIKDRLAGAKWDPEETYVLEHGYCRSLYTRDPNGLLLEFTVDADNVDDIDATRLQSAKADLKRWLSGDYSSNNDFR; encoded by the coding sequence ATGACGCAGACTCTGCCCGGGATCGACACCGGCATTGACCAGAGTGCGCTTCCCTCGCGGCTGCATCACAACGCGTTCGTCACCGAGAACCAGGAAGCCACGCGCGCCTTCTACGAGGACCTGATCGGTTTGCCCCTCATAGCCACCTGGACCGAGGTCGACGAGCTCTTCGGTAAGGAACGGACTTACTGCCACACGTTCTACGGTCTCGGTGACGGCAGCGCCCTGGCCTTTTTCCAGTTCGCCGACCCGGAGGATCAGAAGCTCTTCGGCCCCAAGATGCCCAAGTCACCGTTCAGCCACATCGCGCTGAAGGTGACCGCCGAAGTCCAGCAGCAGATCAAGGACCGGCTCGCGGGCGCGAAGTGGGACCCCGAAGAGACCTACGTACTCGAGCACGGGTACTGCCGTTCGCTCTACACCCGCGACCCCAATGGCCTTCTGCTTGAGTTCACGGTCGATGCGGACAATGTCGACGACATCGATGCGACTCGACTTCAGAGCGCCAAGGCCGATCTGAAGCGTTGGCTGAGCGGCGACTACAGCAGCAACAACGACTTCCGCTGA
- a CDS encoding ISAs1 family transposase → MPSGLGQLALPNLHGTPQDAADLRRFLIWVPDPRGHRGRRYPMLPLLCAAAAAVLAGARSLIAIGEWTTDAPPSVLADLGFPPDALTGIRAVPHPATIRRLLQRLDGDALDAAIGAYLRARTTPPQPSEPPSKPALRAIAVDGKTVRGSRTRTTTAIQLLAAMDHHGVVLAQRQIASKSNEIPAFQPLLDTIDLTDTLLTGDALHTQHAHGAYLRKRGAHFLAIVKKNHSGLYAQVRKLPWADIPLDHSTRDRAHHRDEIRRLKVAAFRHLDYPGARQAIQIVRWRRELSTGKLTIERVYLITSLTVFDATCTELATWIRGHRGIENLLHHVRDHTVREDDSKVRTGTLPRTMASLRNLAISVFRQDGQTNIAAALRHTSRDHRRTLSALGLT, encoded by the coding sequence ATGCCCTCCGGGCTGGGACAACTGGCCCTCCCGAACCTTCACGGCACCCCGCAGGACGCCGCTGACCTGCGTCGGTTCCTGATCTGGGTGCCTGATCCACGCGGCCATCGAGGACGGCGGTATCCGATGCTGCCCTTGTTGTGTGCGGCCGCCGCGGCCGTGCTGGCCGGCGCCCGCTCCCTCATCGCGATCGGCGAATGGACCACTGACGCCCCGCCGTCCGTCCTGGCCGATCTCGGCTTCCCGCCCGATGCGCTCACCGGCATCCGAGCCGTACCGCATCCGGCCACCATCCGTCGTCTGCTCCAACGCCTCGACGGCGACGCGCTCGACGCGGCGATCGGCGCGTACCTCCGGGCCAGAACAACACCACCGCAACCGTCCGAACCGCCTTCGAAGCCCGCGCTGCGGGCGATCGCGGTCGACGGCAAGACCGTCCGCGGCTCCCGCACCCGCACCACGACCGCGATCCAACTGCTGGCCGCGATGGATCACCACGGCGTGGTCCTGGCCCAGCGGCAGATCGCCTCCAAGAGCAACGAGATCCCCGCCTTCCAGCCCCTGCTGGACACCATCGACCTCACCGACACCTTGCTGACAGGCGACGCCCTGCACACCCAGCACGCCCACGGCGCCTACCTCCGCAAGCGGGGCGCCCACTTCCTGGCCATTGTGAAGAAGAACCACTCTGGGTTGTACGCGCAGGTCAGGAAGCTGCCCTGGGCCGACATCCCGCTCGACCACTCCACCCGCGACCGGGCCCACCACCGCGACGAGATCCGTCGGCTCAAGGTCGCCGCGTTCCGTCACCTCGACTATCCCGGCGCCCGCCAGGCCATCCAGATTGTACGGTGGCGCCGCGAGTTGAGCACGGGGAAACTCACGATCGAGCGCGTCTACCTGATCACCAGCCTGACCGTCTTCGACGCAACCTGCACCGAGCTCGCCACCTGGATCAGAGGCCACCGGGGCATCGAGAACCTCCTGCACCACGTCCGAGACCACACGGTCCGCGAGGACGACTCCAAGGTCCGCACCGGCACCCTGCCCCGCACCATGGCCTCCCTGCGCAACCTCGCCATCAGCGTCTTCCGCCAGGACGGCCAGACCAACATCGCCGCCGCCCTCCGCCACACCAGCCGCGACCACCGCCGAACCCTGTCGGCCCTCGGCCTCACGTGA
- a CDS encoding extradiol ring-cleavage dioxygenase has protein sequence MAELVAVIASTHHPFYYRASTATGEDRPPFADEWVRAITAFRETLTRARPDVLVMVGSDHFHQLWLDNMPQFLVGKAPRYDANFYNEEREFGLPKMILKGHEDLSAHVLRGGLDAGFDLAFSNELRVDHSITCPIITLRPEADLPIVPIYTNIFAPPLPQPRRFVQLGRAIRQLIESWPEDKRVAVIGTGHLSLELGGPRQFGEHGPDPEFDRKAVDWIAGGDIEKCLGEVTLESLHLPGNATHGFMDFMLMMGVAGEGARADYVDTLDLYHTMEAYFTWYPEGGA, from the coding sequence ATGGCTGAGCTGGTCGCGGTGATCGCGTCCACCCACCATCCGTTCTACTACCGGGCCAGCACGGCCACCGGAGAGGACCGACCACCCTTCGCCGACGAATGGGTGCGCGCGATCACCGCTTTCCGCGAGACGCTCACCCGAGCGCGCCCGGACGTGCTGGTCATGGTGGGCTCGGACCACTTCCATCAGTTGTGGCTGGACAACATGCCCCAGTTCCTGGTGGGCAAGGCCCCGCGCTACGACGCGAACTTCTACAACGAAGAACGCGAGTTCGGCCTCCCGAAGATGATTCTCAAGGGTCACGAGGACCTCTCTGCACATGTGCTGCGCGGGGGTCTCGACGCCGGATTCGACTTGGCTTTCTCCAATGAGCTCCGTGTCGACCACTCGATCACGTGCCCGATCATCACCCTCCGGCCGGAGGCGGACCTGCCGATCGTGCCGATCTACACCAACATCTTCGCGCCGCCGCTTCCGCAGCCCAGGCGGTTCGTTCAGCTTGGCCGTGCCATTCGCCAGTTGATCGAGTCCTGGCCGGAGGACAAGCGCGTCGCGGTGATCGGTACCGGGCACCTCTCCCTGGAACTCGGAGGGCCACGTCAGTTCGGTGAGCACGGACCGGACCCGGAGTTCGACCGCAAGGCCGTCGACTGGATCGCGGGCGGCGACATCGAGAAGTGCTTGGGCGAGGTCACCCTCGAGAGCCTCCATCTGCCGGGCAACGCCACGCACGGGTTCATGGACTTCATGTTGATGATGGGCGTCGCCGGCGAGGGTGCACGGGCCGACTACGTCGATACCCTGGATCTGTACCACACCATGGAGGCCTACTTCACCTGGTACCCCGAGGGTGGCGCGTGA
- a CDS encoding citryl-CoA lyase, whose translation MTDSSAPRVYPTALGASDLKSITLLGHDLAEDIMGSVGFGELAFWLATQRRPSRGETRVFEAVLAALADHGFTPTAIVTRLTYLSAPDSVQGALAAGLLGGGSRFLGVTEDTGKFLHETITAQEALPGDDAGWDELALRLVREQRAAGRFVPGLGHHVHKEGDPRAPRLMGIAAEEGLFGPHLSLFAAIGRVHPQVLGKTLPLNGAGVCGAALADLRLPLPLLRGFALLARTAGLIGQLAEEMCNPVANDIFLSVDLNNRSIAPQPDTNGGSHG comes from the coding sequence GTGACTGACTCCTCTGCGCCGCGCGTCTACCCCACCGCGCTAGGTGCCTCGGACCTCAAGAGCATCACCCTGCTCGGCCACGACCTGGCCGAGGACATCATGGGTTCGGTCGGCTTCGGTGAACTGGCCTTCTGGCTGGCCACGCAGCGGAGGCCCAGCCGGGGCGAGACCCGGGTCTTCGAAGCCGTGCTGGCGGCCCTTGCCGACCACGGCTTCACGCCCACGGCCATCGTGACGCGGCTGACTTACCTGTCGGCGCCGGACTCTGTCCAGGGCGCCCTGGCCGCGGGCCTGCTGGGTGGCGGTTCCCGCTTCCTCGGCGTCACCGAGGACACCGGGAAGTTCCTGCACGAGACGATCACCGCCCAGGAGGCACTGCCCGGCGACGACGCAGGCTGGGACGAACTGGCACTGCGCCTGGTGCGCGAGCAGCGCGCGGCCGGCCGCTTCGTTCCGGGCCTTGGCCATCACGTCCACAAGGAAGGTGATCCGCGTGCGCCCCGGCTGATGGGGATTGCCGCCGAAGAGGGTCTCTTCGGCCCGCATCTGTCGCTGTTCGCGGCCATCGGCCGCGTGCACCCTCAGGTGCTGGGCAAGACCCTGCCGCTCAACGGCGCCGGCGTGTGCGGTGCCGCACTCGCCGACCTCCGGCTGCCGCTGCCGCTGCTGCGTGGTTTCGCGTTGCTCGCGCGCACCGCCGGACTCATCGGCCAGCTCGCAGAGGAGATGTGCAATCCGGTCGCGAACGACATCTTCCTCTCCGTCGACCTGAACAACCGGTCCATCGCGCCCCAGCCAGACACCAATGGAGGATCCCATGGCTGA